The following are encoded in a window of Cervus canadensis isolate Bull #8, Minnesota chromosome 11, ASM1932006v1, whole genome shotgun sequence genomic DNA:
- the TRIM3 gene encoding tripartite motif-containing protein 3 isoform X2, with protein MGPTTPRTPTPSAQWLAAPSPAPTMKTMEFYCEACETAMCGECRAGEHREHGTVLLRDVVEQHKAALQRQLEAVRGRLPQLSAAIALVGGISQQLQERKAEALAQISSAFEDLEQALQQRKQALVSDLEAICGAKQKVLQTQLDTLRQGQEHIGSSCSFAEQALRLGSAPEVLLVRKHMRERLAALAAQAFPERPHENAQLELVLEVDGLRRSVLNLGALLTTSATAHETVATGEGLRQALVGQPASLTVTTKDKDGRLVRTGSAELRAEITGPDGTRLPVPVVDHKNGTYELVYTARTEGELLLSVLLYGQPVRGSPFRVRALRPGDLPPSPDDVKRRVKSPGGPGSHVRQKAVRRPSSMYSTGGKRKDNPIEDELVFRVGSRGREKGEFTNLQGVSAASSGRIVVADSNNQCIQVFSNEGQFKFRFGVRGRSPGQLQRPTGVAVDTNGDIIVADYDNRWVSIFSPEGKFKTKIGAGRLMGPKGVAVDRNGHIIVVDNKSCCVFTFQPNGKLVGRFGGRGATDRHFAGPHFVAVNNKNEIVVTDFHNHSVKVYSADGEFLFKFGSHGEGNGQFNAPTGVAVDSNGNIIVADWGNSRIQVFDSSGSFLSYINTSAEPLYGPQGLALTSDGHVVVADAGNHCFKAYRYLQ; from the exons ATGGGGCCCACGACCCCGAGGACCCCCACCCCCTCAGCGCAGTGGCTGGCcgccccctctcctgccccaacCATGAAG ACGATGGAGTTTTACTGTGAGGCCTGTGAGACGGCCATGTGCGGGGAGTGCCGCGCCGGCGAGCACCGGGAGCATGGCACGGTGCTGCTGCGCGACGTGGTGGAGCAGCACAAGGCGGCCCTGCAGCGCCAGCTCGAGGCGGTGCGCGGCCG ACTGCCACAGCTGTCCGCAGCTATCGCCTTAGTCGGGGGCATCAGCCAGCAGCTGCAGGAGCGCAAGGCAGAGGCCCTGGCCCAGATCAGCTCAGCCTTCGAGGACCTGGAGCAAGCATTGCAGCAACGCAAGCAGGCTCTGGTCAGCGACCTGGAGGCCATCTGTGGCGCCAAGCAGAAG GTGTTGCAGACCCAGCTAGACACACTGCGTCAGGGTCAGGAACACATCGGCAGCAGCTGCAGCTTCGCCGAGCAGGCACTGCGCCTGGGCTCGGCCCCGGAGGTGCTGCTGGTGCGCAAGCACATGCGAGAGCGGCTGGCGGCTTTGGCGGCGCAGGCCTTCCCGGAGCGGCCCCACGAGAACGCGCAGCTGGAACTAGTCCTCGAGGTCGACGGGCTGCGGAGATCGGTGCTCAATCTGGGCGCACTGCTCACTACCAGTGCCACTGCCCACGAGACGGTGGCCACGGGCGAGGGCTTGCGCCAGGCGCTGGTGGGCCAGCCCGCCTCGCTCACCGTCACTACCAAAGACAAGGATGGGCGGCTGGTGCGCACAGGCAGCGCCGAGCTGCGTGCGGAGATCACGGGCCCGGATGGCACGCGCCTGCCGGTGCCCGTGGTGGACCACAAGAATGGCACGTACGAGCTGGTGTACACGGCGCGTACGGAAGGCGAGCTGCTCCTCTCGGTGCTGCTCTACGGACAGCCGGTGCGCGGTAGCCCCTTCCGCGTGCGTGCCCTGCGCCCTGGGGACCTGCCACCTTCCCCGGACGACGTCAAGCGCCGCGTCAAGTCTCCTGGCGGCCCGGGCAGTCACGTGCGCCAGAAGGCTGTGCGAAGGCCCAGCTCCATGTACAGCACGGGCGGCAAACGGAAGGACAACCCCATCGAGGATGAGCTAGTCTTCCGAGTCG GGAGTCGTGGAAGGGAGAAGGGTGAATTCACCAATTTACAGGGTGTATCCGCAGCCAGCAGCGGCCGCATAGTGGTAGCAGACAGCAACAACCAATGTATCCAG GTTTTCTCCAATGAAGGCCAGTTCAAGTTCCGCTTCGGGGTCCGAGGGCGCTCGCCTGGGCAGCTGCAGCGCCCCACGGGTGTGGCCGTGGACACCAATGGAGACATTATCGTGGCAGACTATGACAACCGTTGGGTCAGCATCTTCTCCCCTGAGGGCAAGTTCAAG ACCAAGATAGGAGCTGGCCGCCTCATGGGCCCCAAGGGAGTGGCTGTAGACCGGAATGGACATATCATTGTGGTCGACAACAAGTCCTGCTGCGTCTTCACCTTCCAGCCCAATGGCAAGCTGGTGGGCCGTTTTGGGGGCCGCGGGGCCACTGACCGCCATTTTGCAG GGCCCCATTTTGTGGCTGTGAACAACAAGAATGAGATTGTAGTGACGGATTTCCATAACCATTCAGTGAAG GTTTACAGTGCCGACGGGGAGTTCCTCTTCAAGTTCGGCTCCCACGGCGAGGGCAACGGGCAGTTCAACGCTCCCACGGGGGTAGCCGTGGACTCCAATGGGAACATCATCGTGGCCGACTGGGGCAACAGCCGCATCCAG GTATTCGACAGCTCTGGCTCCTTCCTGTCCTATATCAACACATCTGCAGAGCCACTGTATggcccccagggcctggcactgaCCTCGGATGGCCATGTGGTGGTGGCTGACGCCGGCAACCACTGCTTTAAGGCCTATCGATACCTCCAGTAG
- the TRIM3 gene encoding tripartite motif-containing protein 3 isoform X1, producing MAKREDSPGPEVQPMDKQFLVCSICLDRYRCPKVLPCLHTFCERCLQNYIPAQSLTLSCPVCRQTSILPEQGVSALQNNFFISSLMEAMQQAPDGAHDPEDPHPLSAVAGRPLSCPNHEGKTMEFYCEACETAMCGECRAGEHREHGTVLLRDVVEQHKAALQRQLEAVRGRLPQLSAAIALVGGISQQLQERKAEALAQISSAFEDLEQALQQRKQALVSDLEAICGAKQKVLQTQLDTLRQGQEHIGSSCSFAEQALRLGSAPEVLLVRKHMRERLAALAAQAFPERPHENAQLELVLEVDGLRRSVLNLGALLTTSATAHETVATGEGLRQALVGQPASLTVTTKDKDGRLVRTGSAELRAEITGPDGTRLPVPVVDHKNGTYELVYTARTEGELLLSVLLYGQPVRGSPFRVRALRPGDLPPSPDDVKRRVKSPGGPGSHVRQKAVRRPSSMYSTGGKRKDNPIEDELVFRVGSRGREKGEFTNLQGVSAASSGRIVVADSNNQCIQVFSNEGQFKFRFGVRGRSPGQLQRPTGVAVDTNGDIIVADYDNRWVSIFSPEGKFKTKIGAGRLMGPKGVAVDRNGHIIVVDNKSCCVFTFQPNGKLVGRFGGRGATDRHFAGPHFVAVNNKNEIVVTDFHNHSVKVYSADGEFLFKFGSHGEGNGQFNAPTGVAVDSNGNIIVADWGNSRIQVFDSSGSFLSYINTSAEPLYGPQGLALTSDGHVVVADAGNHCFKAYRYLQ from the exons ATGGCGAAGAGGGAGGACAGCCCTGGCCCGGAGGTCCAGCCGATGGACAAGCAGTTCCTGGTGTGCAGCATCTGCCTGGATCGATACCGGTGCCCCAAGGTGCTGCCCTGTCTGCACACCTTCTGTGAAAG ATGCCTCCAGAACTACATCCCTGCCCAGAGCCTGACACTGTCCTGTCCCGTGTGCCGGCAGACGTCCATCCTCCCCGAGCAGGGCGTCTCCGCGTTGCAGAACAACTTCTTCATCAGCAGCCTCATGGAGGCCATGCAGCAGGCACCTGATGGGGCCCACGACCCCGAGGACCCCCACCCCCTCAGCGCAGTGGCTGGCcgccccctctcctgccccaacCATGAAGGCAAG ACGATGGAGTTTTACTGTGAGGCCTGTGAGACGGCCATGTGCGGGGAGTGCCGCGCCGGCGAGCACCGGGAGCATGGCACGGTGCTGCTGCGCGACGTGGTGGAGCAGCACAAGGCGGCCCTGCAGCGCCAGCTCGAGGCGGTGCGCGGCCG ACTGCCACAGCTGTCCGCAGCTATCGCCTTAGTCGGGGGCATCAGCCAGCAGCTGCAGGAGCGCAAGGCAGAGGCCCTGGCCCAGATCAGCTCAGCCTTCGAGGACCTGGAGCAAGCATTGCAGCAACGCAAGCAGGCTCTGGTCAGCGACCTGGAGGCCATCTGTGGCGCCAAGCAGAAG GTGTTGCAGACCCAGCTAGACACACTGCGTCAGGGTCAGGAACACATCGGCAGCAGCTGCAGCTTCGCCGAGCAGGCACTGCGCCTGGGCTCGGCCCCGGAGGTGCTGCTGGTGCGCAAGCACATGCGAGAGCGGCTGGCGGCTTTGGCGGCGCAGGCCTTCCCGGAGCGGCCCCACGAGAACGCGCAGCTGGAACTAGTCCTCGAGGTCGACGGGCTGCGGAGATCGGTGCTCAATCTGGGCGCACTGCTCACTACCAGTGCCACTGCCCACGAGACGGTGGCCACGGGCGAGGGCTTGCGCCAGGCGCTGGTGGGCCAGCCCGCCTCGCTCACCGTCACTACCAAAGACAAGGATGGGCGGCTGGTGCGCACAGGCAGCGCCGAGCTGCGTGCGGAGATCACGGGCCCGGATGGCACGCGCCTGCCGGTGCCCGTGGTGGACCACAAGAATGGCACGTACGAGCTGGTGTACACGGCGCGTACGGAAGGCGAGCTGCTCCTCTCGGTGCTGCTCTACGGACAGCCGGTGCGCGGTAGCCCCTTCCGCGTGCGTGCCCTGCGCCCTGGGGACCTGCCACCTTCCCCGGACGACGTCAAGCGCCGCGTCAAGTCTCCTGGCGGCCCGGGCAGTCACGTGCGCCAGAAGGCTGTGCGAAGGCCCAGCTCCATGTACAGCACGGGCGGCAAACGGAAGGACAACCCCATCGAGGATGAGCTAGTCTTCCGAGTCG GGAGTCGTGGAAGGGAGAAGGGTGAATTCACCAATTTACAGGGTGTATCCGCAGCCAGCAGCGGCCGCATAGTGGTAGCAGACAGCAACAACCAATGTATCCAG GTTTTCTCCAATGAAGGCCAGTTCAAGTTCCGCTTCGGGGTCCGAGGGCGCTCGCCTGGGCAGCTGCAGCGCCCCACGGGTGTGGCCGTGGACACCAATGGAGACATTATCGTGGCAGACTATGACAACCGTTGGGTCAGCATCTTCTCCCCTGAGGGCAAGTTCAAG ACCAAGATAGGAGCTGGCCGCCTCATGGGCCCCAAGGGAGTGGCTGTAGACCGGAATGGACATATCATTGTGGTCGACAACAAGTCCTGCTGCGTCTTCACCTTCCAGCCCAATGGCAAGCTGGTGGGCCGTTTTGGGGGCCGCGGGGCCACTGACCGCCATTTTGCAG GGCCCCATTTTGTGGCTGTGAACAACAAGAATGAGATTGTAGTGACGGATTTCCATAACCATTCAGTGAAG GTTTACAGTGCCGACGGGGAGTTCCTCTTCAAGTTCGGCTCCCACGGCGAGGGCAACGGGCAGTTCAACGCTCCCACGGGGGTAGCCGTGGACTCCAATGGGAACATCATCGTGGCCGACTGGGGCAACAGCCGCATCCAG GTATTCGACAGCTCTGGCTCCTTCCTGTCCTATATCAACACATCTGCAGAGCCACTGTATggcccccagggcctggcactgaCCTCGGATGGCCATGTGGTGGTGGCTGACGCCGGCAACCACTGCTTTAAGGCCTATCGATACCTCCAGTAG